The following are encoded together in the Zingiber officinale cultivar Zhangliang chromosome 8A, Zo_v1.1, whole genome shotgun sequence genome:
- the LOC122010759 gene encoding UBP1-associated protein 2B-like, translated as MINKVSGRFKGSGFVLFRHWSSSRHALRRPQKLIDGRMGEIEEGPIGFVRNIGKPKGHALFVYKTVEGAMRALEEPYRNFEGIVPQCERANDKNKETQYFNTAAPLNAAPSKGNLNGPGYTMHVSDIGLAQQAALTGQGFLGMGGAQAYGQAMQSNAAVLALLAAAWQNPAAFGMTPSVLTLNPSFATTFGAAGSQQTAPTLPQMAAQAPNYGAASSVYQGSARFQGATGFQGSPGFLGPPGFQGPHGYQSSQSVTQSGSSYPTGTAPVSR; from the exons ATGATCAACAAGGTCAGCGGCCGATTCAAGGGATCTGGCTTTGTTCTATTCCGCCACTGGAGTTCCTCCCGCCATGCCCTCCGCCGCCCACAGAAGCTAATCGACGGCCGCATG GGTGAGATCGAGGAGGGTCCTATTGGCTTTGTTCGGAATATTGGGAAGCCGAAAGGGCACGCTTTGTTTGTCTATAAGACAGTGGAGGGTGCCATGAGAGCCCTCGAGGAGCCATACAGGAATTTTGAGGGTATTGTTCCTCAATGTGAGAGGGCTAACGACAAAAATAAGGAGACACAATATTTTAATACAGCAGCTCCACTCAATGCAGCACCGAGCAAAGGAAATCTCAATGGTCCTGGTTATACAAtgcatgtatcagatattgggttaGCTCAACAAGCTGCATTGACGGGGCAGGGTTTTCTTGGCATGGGCGGGGCACAAGCATATGGGCAGGCTATGCAGTCTAATGCTGCTGTGCTTGCTTTACTGGCAGCTGCTTGGCAGAATCCAGCTGCATTTGGAATGACACCTTCTGTTCTTACTTTGAACCCTTCCTTTGCAACTACATTTGGTGCTGCAGGGAGTCAGCAGACTGCACCCACTTTACCTCAGATGGCCGCCCAAGCGCCAAACTATGGGGCTGCAAGTTCTGTATATCAGGGATCTGCTCGTTTCCAGGGCGCCACAGGTTTTCAAGGTTCGCCAGGGTTTTTAGGACCTCCAGGATTTCAGGGTCCTCACGGGTATCAGAGCAGTCAGTCTGTTACTCAAAGTGGCAGCTCTTACCCAACAGGGACAGCTCCAGTGTCAAGGTGA
- the LOC122008821 gene encoding zinc finger protein ZAT2-like isoform X1 produces MADHFHSMKMASNPNLTCPECRKIFPSEKSMYGHLRSHPERDYRGVNRQAPTAKKNRKTPAKTRRDRAATTSDGNDIDPEVVAALLLLSDPDRLLEPPRSGFNDRNALDLDGYQPEPTRRKIDSSGNRIYRCDTCFKVFSSHQALGGHVASHNKNKIVAAASIHPGEPEKGAAIPEHKCKLCGMIFSSGQALGGHQRRHFKELCHRRAASPSALSSGGDEIASNQASASSPETEEEGPAKRRDFDLNMEPFLE; encoded by the coding sequence ATGGCCGATCATTTCCATTCCATGAAGATGGCGAGTAACCCTAACCTTACTTGCCCCGAGTGCAGGAAGATCTTCCCCTCGGAAAAGTCGATGTACGGACACCTGAGGTCCCACCCGGAGCGAGACTACCGAGGAGTCAATCGACAGGCTCCAACGGCGAAGAAGAACAGAAAAACGCCGGCGAAAACGAGAAGAGATCGTGCTGCGACCACTTCCGACGGCAACGACATAGACCCTGAGGTCGTCGCCGCCTTGCTGCTTCTCTCCGACCCGGACCGGCTTCTGGAACCTCCAAGATCCGGTTTTAATGACCGGAACGCGCTCGATTTGGACGGATACCAGCCGGAACCAACTCGCCGGAAGATTGATTCGTCCGGGAATCGAATCTACCGATGCGATACCTGTTTCAAGGTTTTCTCTTCTCACCAAGCGCTCGGAGGGCACGTGGCCAGCCACAACAAGAACAAGATCGTCGCCGCTGCCTCGATCCATCCCGGTGAACCAGAGAAGGGAGCGGCGATCCCAGAGCACAAGTGCAAGCTATGCGGTATGATCTTCTCGAGCGGCCAGGCCCTCGGCGGCCACCAGAGGCGGCACTTCAAAGAACTGTGCCACCGTCGAGCGGCGTCGCCGTCGGCTCTGTCCAGCGGAGGAGACGAGATCGCGAGCAATCAAGCTTCTGCTTCGAGCCCGGAGACTGAGGAGGAGGGACCGGCGAAGCGCCGTGACTTCGACCTCAACATGGAGCCGTTCCTCGAATGA
- the LOC122010760 gene encoding uncharacterized protein LOC122010760 — MEWSANTCVVRAAETACIFRFAVYLISDLFTLALRGGDFGFFLLLRAFGQAVALSLLRTLLVDAGLRPLAATFLLPFVLLATPSPDRFATDSVTGAANSPSLSLPPLLFLSSSHRSCTRATSLQIQYCLQCFIALTAQGTLSSRGRWRLLHSALFPTSCAYFCLGSILIVLVGFQSTLWCASEVDPTFDMHHRTRPFPPACRSRVTACVPKSYPGRRAASTSRPACRCFISTCSSTSSSMMHPAPLRQIQPFILIGHHLLFRVTTTLAASYPRASPGPGYVLRTHLLFIS; from the exons ATGGAGTGGAGTGCTAACACATGTGTTGTGCGGGCGGCTGAAACCGCTTGCATTTTCAGATTTGCTGTCTACTTGATTTCAGATTTATTTACCTTG GCTTTAAGGGGAGGCGATTTtggtttcttccttcttcttcgtgCGTTTGGCCAAGCCGTCGCTCTCTCGCTCCTTCGCACCCTCCTCGTCGACGCCGGCCTCCGGCCACTGGCTGCCACCTTTTTACTTCCCTTCGTCCTCCTCGCGACGCCATCACCGGATCGATTCGCCACCGACAGCGTCACTGGTGCCGCTAACTCCCCTTCTCTCTCGTTGCCGCCGCTCCTCTTCCTTTCCTCCTCTCATCGGAGCTGTACCCGAGCCACCTCTCTCCAGATCCAATACTGCCTACAGTGCTTCATAGCGCTTACAGCGCAAGGCACTCTCTCCAGCCGAGGCAGATGGCGTCTCCTCCATTCTGCGCTATTTCCGACATCCTGTGCGTACTTTTGCTTGGGGTCGATCCTCATCGTGTTGGTTGGTTTCCAATCCACCCTGTGGTGCGCTTCCGAGGTCGATCCAACATTTGATATGCACCATCGTACACGTCCATTCCCG cctgcgtgccgatctcgtgtcACAGCCTGCGTGCCAAAGTCATATCCCGGCCGGCGTGCCGCTAGTacctcccggcctgcgtgccgatgttTTATCTCGACCTGCAGCTCGACTTCTAGCTCCATGATGCATCCAGCTCCGCTTCGTCAGATCCAGCCCTTTATCCTGATCGGGCatcatctactcttccgggtcacaACAACTCTAGCAGCGTCCTATCCGAGGGcgtcccctgggccagggtatgttCTCCGTACTCACCTCTTATTTATTTCATGA
- the LOC122008821 gene encoding zinc finger protein ZAT2-like isoform X2, whose product MYGHLRSHPERDYRGVNRQAPTAKKNRKTPAKTRRDRAATTSDGNDIDPEVVAALLLLSDPDRLLEPPRSGFNDRNALDLDGYQPEPTRRKIDSSGNRIYRCDTCFKVFSSHQALGGHVASHNKNKIVAAASIHPGEPEKGAAIPEHKCKLCGMIFSSGQALGGHQRRHFKELCHRRAASPSALSSGGDEIASNQASASSPETEEEGPAKRRDFDLNMEPFLE is encoded by the coding sequence ATGTACGGACACCTGAGGTCCCACCCGGAGCGAGACTACCGAGGAGTCAATCGACAGGCTCCAACGGCGAAGAAGAACAGAAAAACGCCGGCGAAAACGAGAAGAGATCGTGCTGCGACCACTTCCGACGGCAACGACATAGACCCTGAGGTCGTCGCCGCCTTGCTGCTTCTCTCCGACCCGGACCGGCTTCTGGAACCTCCAAGATCCGGTTTTAATGACCGGAACGCGCTCGATTTGGACGGATACCAGCCGGAACCAACTCGCCGGAAGATTGATTCGTCCGGGAATCGAATCTACCGATGCGATACCTGTTTCAAGGTTTTCTCTTCTCACCAAGCGCTCGGAGGGCACGTGGCCAGCCACAACAAGAACAAGATCGTCGCCGCTGCCTCGATCCATCCCGGTGAACCAGAGAAGGGAGCGGCGATCCCAGAGCACAAGTGCAAGCTATGCGGTATGATCTTCTCGAGCGGCCAGGCCCTCGGCGGCCACCAGAGGCGGCACTTCAAAGAACTGTGCCACCGTCGAGCGGCGTCGCCGTCGGCTCTGTCCAGCGGAGGAGACGAGATCGCGAGCAATCAAGCTTCTGCTTCGAGCCCGGAGACTGAGGAGGAGGGACCGGCGAAGCGCCGTGACTTCGACCTCAACATGGAGCCGTTCCTCGAATGA